From one Flavobacteriales bacterium genomic stretch:
- a CDS encoding OmpA family protein, whose translation MKSALPLLFALSAGLPLSGQLIYEVSPLAISPAGEDYAPVILDSGFVMCSVRDNAAFVGFVDAESGKPLSDLYYVPLESGKAGAPVLFSQNLSTPVNEGPASFTDAGRTICFTRNQVLPKKLSNMRAANGQLGLFFSHLENEAWTMPEPFPFNEPKSSNMHPAFSADGRTLVFASDRPGGYGGMDLYRCERTALGWSAPQNLGPELNTQMDEVYPRLQADGTLHFSSNRLGGLGGLDIYAAQPKGAGWDAPQSMPTPVNSERNEHGYHLLPDAYQAMISSDRSGADAIYHVKRTVPKFRDCSEQKRNNYCYTLRKRPHAATSSIPVDHFWDMGDGTRIKGYLAQHCYSKPGRYVVRSILVDRKTGTVFHELGEQALEVADMQQAWAAVQDTVRTGRRVELNGALSYLPGIRPAEYHWDLGDGSYAEGLRVIHAFKQPGTYQIRLDVIGEPEADGTINNRCNSRSVVVLDRFKDHEDLAVVAEYQDAFGKTHTFEYQELPFDDVSLSGESLTDAVFSVQLFSSKERIDLDDARFTQIKKFYRVVERFDPVAGLYTYSVGETKSAEDLYQVFKKVKELQFLDAEVFALREEKLIDLSLLDLAKLEELNHRKLRTNAIHFAYKSAAIEDESLEVLEQILGLMRQHPELHLVIEAHTDDIGGHRYNLELSQSRALSVMDFLVDAGVAPARLVPVGHGKNQPIMSNKSEEGRARNRRVEFRMTVAGSAHDPGEALSGASRRAPRKH comes from the coding sequence ATGAAGAGCGCTCTTCCACTCCTCTTCGCCCTCAGCGCCGGCCTGCCGCTGAGCGGGCAGCTCATCTACGAGGTGAGCCCGCTGGCCATCAGCCCGGCAGGTGAGGATTATGCACCCGTGATCCTCGATAGCGGTTTCGTGATGTGCAGCGTCCGTGACAACGCGGCGTTCGTGGGCTTCGTGGATGCCGAGTCCGGCAAGCCCTTGAGCGACCTGTACTACGTGCCGCTCGAATCGGGCAAGGCCGGCGCTCCCGTGCTCTTCAGCCAGAATCTGAGCACACCGGTGAATGAAGGCCCCGCCAGCTTCACGGATGCCGGGCGAACCATCTGCTTCACCCGCAATCAGGTGCTCCCGAAGAAGCTCTCGAACATGCGCGCGGCGAACGGCCAGCTGGGCCTGTTCTTCTCGCATCTAGAGAACGAGGCGTGGACGATGCCGGAGCCCTTCCCATTCAATGAGCCTAAGTCGTCCAACATGCACCCGGCCTTCTCCGCAGATGGCCGGACCCTCGTGTTCGCCAGCGACCGGCCGGGCGGCTATGGCGGCATGGATCTATATCGTTGCGAACGAACCGCACTAGGCTGGAGCGCACCACAGAACCTCGGACCTGAGCTGAACACGCAGATGGATGAGGTCTATCCAAGGCTCCAAGCCGATGGAACGCTTCATTTCTCCAGCAACAGGCTCGGCGGCCTGGGCGGCCTGGACATCTACGCCGCACAGCCCAAGGGTGCGGGCTGGGACGCGCCTCAGTCCATGCCGACGCCGGTCAATAGCGAACGCAACGAGCACGGCTACCATCTGCTGCCAGATGCATACCAGGCAATGATCAGTTCCGACCGCAGTGGCGCGGATGCGATCTACCACGTGAAACGCACGGTCCCGAAATTCCGCGATTGCTCCGAGCAGAAGCGCAACAACTATTGCTACACCCTGCGCAAACGCCCTCACGCCGCCACCTCATCCATCCCCGTTGACCATTTCTGGGACATGGGCGACGGCACCCGCATCAAAGGCTATCTAGCGCAGCACTGCTACAGCAAGCCTGGGCGATACGTGGTCCGTTCGATCCTGGTTGACAGGAAGACCGGCACTGTGTTCCATGAATTGGGCGAGCAGGCTCTGGAGGTCGCGGATATGCAGCAAGCCTGGGCCGCTGTGCAGGACACGGTCCGCACGGGCCGGCGCGTGGAGTTGAACGGCGCGCTGAGCTACCTGCCGGGCATCCGGCCCGCAGAGTACCATTGGGACCTTGGCGATGGCTCATACGCGGAGGGCCTCCGCGTGATCCATGCATTCAAGCAACCGGGCACCTACCAGATCCGGCTGGATGTCATCGGGGAGCCGGAGGCGGATGGCACGATCAACAATCGCTGCAACAGCCGCAGCGTGGTGGTCCTCGACCGTTTCAAGGACCACGAGGACCTTGCCGTTGTGGCCGAGTACCAGGACGCCTTCGGCAAGACCCACACCTTCGAGTACCAGGAGCTGCCCTTCGATGATGTCAGCCTGAGCGGCGAGTCGCTCACCGATGCCGTGTTCAGCGTGCAATTATTCAGCAGCAAGGAGCGGATCGACCTGGATGATGCCCGCTTCACGCAGATCAAGAAGTTCTATCGTGTGGTGGAGCGCTTCGACCCGGTGGCCGGCCTATACACCTACTCCGTCGGCGAGACCAAGAGCGCCGAGGATCTCTATCAGGTGTTCAAGAAGGTGAAGGAGCTCCAGTTCCTTGATGCGGAGGTATTCGCGCTGCGGGAGGAGAAGCTCATCGACCTGAGCTTGCTCGATCTCGCCAAACTCGAGGAACTCAATCATCGGAAGCTGCGCACCAATGCGATCCACTTCGCCTACAAGAGCGCGGCCATCGAGGATGAGTCGCTTGAGGTGCTGGAACAGATTCTCGGCCTGATGCGCCAGCACCCGGAGCTGCACTTGGTGATCGAAGCGCATACCGATGACATCGGCGGGCACCGTTACAACCTCGAACTCTCGCAGAGCAGGGCGTTGTCCGTGATGGACTTCTTGGTTGATGCGGGCGTTGCACCGGCGCGCTTGGTCCCGGTTGGGCATGGAAAGAACCAGCCGATCATGAGCAATAAGTCCGAGGAGGGCCGTGCCCGCAACCGCCGGGTTGAGTTCCGGATGACCGTAGCCGGATCCGCGCATGACCCGGGTGAAGCGCTGAGCGGCGCCAGCCGAAGGGCACCACGCAAGCACTGA
- a CDS encoding BatA domain-containing protein translates to MSFVHPGFLWALLALLIPVLIHLFQLRRFKRIDFPDVRLLAEVTKQTRARRKVQHWLVLLARCIALAALVIAFAQPHIPGSGAVAGDRAVSMYIDDSFSMDGQNANGRLLDQARKAAQDLVMSHGATDRFQVLTGRFEARQQNLISRDEALLAAAQADAGPWSRPLSKVIARQREALATSNATDKRAFAFTDLQRSITDPENWRDDSTAHTVIIPTPSIEAANVSLDSAWFGTPIRRYGQQEELHVRITNHGAAERSNVAMRLDIDGEQRGLLALDAAAGASVDTVLRFRNDAAGLHRAEVAIADQPVTFDDRLYLAYRTIDRIRIALLSGGDAQADRAVAAALGTDSAHAVTVSDHRAFDLAGLEGLDLALLIALPSIASGTAQALEGFARSGGSVAVFPPSDGDPSGYAPLLAAFGATASRLDTGLARVERIDLDNPFFRDMFLSMPRNVDLPTEHERWALRPPAGSDVLLRTTDGLPYLTRIPAGLGAVYLFAAPLSERSGSLMRHALFATTLLRMAELSRPSPPPYAVIGEEVSLSVNGLALTGEKPPRLMGPNGVESIPELRRSMAGTALILHDSALPTGHYALVAAEGDTLEAFAMNRARTESAPGSYSVEELRSAIAQHRLRTFSVLDEADDLSLRLAELGQARKLWLWFIAIALLMLTAETILLRAKR, encoded by the coding sequence ATGTCGTTCGTTCATCCGGGATTCCTGTGGGCGCTGCTCGCCTTGCTCATCCCGGTCCTCATCCATCTTTTCCAGCTTCGCCGATTCAAGCGGATCGACTTCCCGGATGTGCGGTTGCTGGCAGAAGTCACAAAGCAGACCCGGGCACGGCGCAAAGTGCAGCATTGGCTGGTCCTGCTGGCCCGGTGCATCGCCCTGGCCGCCCTTGTGATCGCATTCGCGCAACCGCACATCCCCGGCAGCGGGGCCGTGGCCGGAGACAGGGCTGTCTCGATGTACATCGATGACAGCTTCAGCATGGACGGGCAGAACGCCAATGGCCGGCTGCTGGATCAAGCGCGTAAGGCCGCCCAGGACCTGGTGATGAGCCATGGCGCCACCGATCGGTTCCAAGTGCTCACTGGCCGCTTCGAGGCCCGCCAACAGAATCTCATCAGCCGGGATGAAGCGCTATTAGCCGCTGCACAAGCCGATGCAGGCCCATGGTCGCGGCCGCTCTCCAAGGTTATCGCCAGGCAACGTGAAGCACTCGCGACATCGAATGCCACCGATAAGCGCGCCTTTGCCTTCACCGACCTGCAGCGCTCCATCACCGACCCGGAGAATTGGCGAGATGATAGCACTGCGCACACGGTGATCATCCCGACTCCTTCGATCGAAGCCGCGAATGTCAGCCTTGACTCCGCGTGGTTCGGCACACCGATCAGGCGATACGGCCAACAGGAGGAACTGCATGTGAGGATCACCAATCACGGCGCTGCGGAACGCAGCAATGTGGCGATGAGATTGGACATCGATGGCGAGCAACGCGGCCTCCTGGCGCTCGATGCCGCCGCCGGCGCCTCCGTGGACACCGTGCTGCGCTTCCGGAACGACGCAGCCGGCCTGCATCGGGCCGAAGTTGCGATCGCCGACCAGCCCGTGACCTTCGATGACCGGCTGTACCTCGCTTATCGCACCATCGACCGAATCCGGATCGCACTCCTTTCCGGTGGGGATGCCCAGGCGGATCGCGCGGTTGCGGCGGCGTTAGGTACCGATAGCGCGCATGCGGTCACCGTGTCCGATCATCGGGCATTCGACCTGGCCGGCCTCGAGGGCCTCGACCTGGCCTTGCTGATAGCGCTGCCCAGCATCGCAAGCGGCACCGCGCAAGCACTCGAGGGTTTCGCCCGCAGCGGCGGCAGCGTGGCCGTGTTCCCGCCCAGCGACGGGGATCCCAGCGGATATGCGCCGCTGCTGGCCGCCTTCGGTGCAACCGCTTCCCGGCTCGACACGGGGCTGGCCCGAGTTGAGCGTATCGACCTTGACAACCCCTTCTTCCGCGACATGTTCCTCAGCATGCCGCGCAACGTTGATCTACCGACGGAGCACGAGCGATGGGCCCTGCGCCCACCGGCCGGCAGTGATGTGCTGCTGCGCACCACCGATGGCCTGCCCTACCTCACGCGGATCCCTGCTGGCCTCGGCGCGGTGTACCTGTTCGCGGCGCCCTTGAGCGAACGGAGCGGCAGTCTCATGCGCCATGCGCTGTTCGCCACCACCTTGTTGCGCATGGCTGAGCTATCAAGGCCATCACCCCCACCCTATGCCGTTATCGGCGAGGAGGTCAGCCTATCCGTGAACGGGTTGGCCTTGACCGGTGAGAAGCCACCTCGACTCATGGGACCGAACGGCGTGGAGTCCATCCCGGAACTGCGCCGCTCGATGGCGGGAACTGCGCTCATCCTGCACGATAGCGCATTGCCGACCGGGCATTACGCTCTGGTGGCTGCCGAAGGCGATACCCTCGAGGCCTTCGCCATGAACCGCGCGCGCACGGAGAGCGCCCCCGGCTCCTATTCGGTCGAGGAGCTTCGTTCGGCCATTGCGCAGCACAGACTCCGGACCTTCTCCGTACTCGACGAGGCCGATGATCTTTCGCTACGTTTGGCCGAGCTTGGCCAAGCCCGCAAGCTTTGGCTCTGGTTCATCGCCATCGCTTTGCTGATGCTCACCGCTGAAACCATCCTGCTCAGGGCGAAACGATGA
- a CDS encoding gliding motility-associated C-terminal domain-containing protein, whose protein sequence is MLIDCANVPGGSALPGTPCDDGDPTTGNDVFGADCSCAGQLIDCTNVPGGAALPGTPCDDGDPTTGNDAYDLNCNCVGVLIDCTNVPGGSALPGTPCDDGDPATGNDAYDLNCNCVGVLIDCANVPGGSALPGTPCDDGDPTTGNDVFGADCSCAGQLIDCTNVPGGAALPGTPCDDGDPATGNDVYGADCTCAGQLIDCTNVPGGSALPGTPCDDSDPTTGNDVYGADCSCAGQLIDCTNVPGGSALPGTPCDDGDPTTGNDVYGADCSCAGQLIDCTNVPGGAALPGTPCDDGDPTTGNDAYDLNCNCVGLLFDCENVPGGSALPGTPCDDSDPTTGNDVYGADCSCAGQLIDCTNVPGGSALPGTPCDDGDPTTGNDVYGADCSCAGQLIDCTNVPGGSALPGTPCDDGDPATGNDVFGADCSCAGQLIDCTNVPGGAALPGTPCDDGDPATGNDVYGADCSCAGQLIDCANVPGGSALPGTPCDDGDPTTGNDAYDLNCNCVGLLFDCENVPGGSALPGTPCDDGDPTTGNDVFGADCSCTGQLIDCANVPGGSALPGTPCDDGDPTTGNDAYDLNCNCVGVLIDCTNVPGGSALPGTPCDDGDPATGNDVFGADCSCAGQLIDCTNVPGGAALPGTPCDDGDPATGNDVYGADCSCAGQLIDCANVPGGSALPGTPCDDGDPTTGNDVYGADCTCAGQLIDCTNVPGGAALPGTPCDDGDPTTGNDVYGADCSCAGQLIDCTNVPGGAALPGTPCDDGDPTTGNDVYGADCSCAGQLIDCTNVPGGAALPGTPCDDGDPTTGNDAYDLNCNCVGVLIDCTNVPGGSALPGTPCDDGDPTTGNDVFGADCSCAGQLIDCVSEAGPDQTICGLTATMQATGLGIWTGPANVTFLDSSAAQTVVVAAQPGSYDLYWTVTVGSCIGIDTVSITFNAAGDASFAYAQSSYCHGDPSATPWVAQPSGGFTAFPSGLVIDASSGTINIGNSAPGTYQISYAIGGNCPAAESQSITIAADADASWSLPAALCSTGATLDLNALVTGTPGGSWLGTGVSNGVFDPSGLSGAVQVTYSVSIGSCTSESAQSIMVLEPPVANAGPDVSACGLRASMSAVSANGSWSLPAGITPYTGLNTPAIEIGAALYGTYALVWTVTNGACSASDTALVSFIDPAPGLSVDAGEDQYLAVVDHTWLLGSATAGANLSWWVLSGSGSIEEPNDSSTAIAGLGLGDNLIVLTASINQCASVSDTVLLHVDDLFIPEGYSPNGDGSNDRWEIRGIEAYPNSALQVFNRWGKLVFEADAYANEWDGRSRNGQSLPDDTYFYVLNLSGQRTYNGPVIIKR, encoded by the coding sequence GTGCTGATCGATTGCGCCAACGTCCCCGGCGGATCGGCACTGCCCGGCACGCCTTGCGATGACGGCGATCCCACCACAGGCAACGATGTGTTTGGAGCTGATTGCTCCTGCGCTGGACAGCTGATCGATTGCACCAACGTCCCCGGAGGCGCAGCGCTGCCCGGAACGCCCTGCGATGACGGCGATCCCACCACCGGCAACGATGCCTACGACCTCAACTGCAACTGCGTCGGTGTGCTGATCGATTGCACCAACGTCCCCGGCGGATCGGCGCTGCCCGGAACGCCCTGTGATGACGGCGATCCCGCCACGGGCAACGATGCCTACGACCTCAACTGCAACTGCGTCGGTGTGCTGATCGATTGCGCCAACGTCCCCGGCGGATCGGCACTGCCCGGCACGCCTTGCGATGACGGCGATCCCACCACAGGCAACGATGTGTTTGGAGCTGATTGCTCCTGCGCTGGACAGCTGATCGATTGCACCAACGTCCCCGGAGGCGCAGCGCTTCCCGGAACGCCCTGCGATGACGGCGATCCCGCCACCGGCAACGATGTGTACGGCGCGGATTGCACCTGCGCAGGACAGCTGATCGATTGCACCAACGTCCCCGGCGGATCGGCACTGCCCGGAACGCCCTGCGATGACAGCGATCCCACCACCGGCAACGATGTGTACGGCGCGGATTGCTCCTGCGCTGGACAGCTGATCGATTGCACCAACGTCCCCGGCGGCTCGGCGCTGCCCGGAACGCCCTGCGATGACGGCGATCCCACCACCGGCAACGACGTGTATGGCGCGGATTGCTCTTGCGCAGGACAGCTGATCGATTGCACCAACGTCCCCGGAGGCGCAGCGCTTCCCGGAACGCCCTGCGATGACGGCGATCCCACCACGGGCAACGATGCCTACGACCTCAACTGCAACTGCGTCGGCCTGCTGTTCGATTGTGAGAACGTGCCCGGCGGATCGGCACTGCCCGGTACGCCTTGCGATGACAGCGATCCCACCACCGGCAACGATGTGTACGGCGCGGATTGCTCTTGCGCAGGACAGCTGATCGATTGCACCAACGTCCCCGGCGGATCGGCACTGCCCGGCACGCCTTGCGATGACGGCGATCCCACCACCGGCAACGATGTGTACGGCGCGGATTGCTCTTGCGCAGGACAGCTGATCGATTGCACCAACGTCCCCGGCGGATCGGCACTGCCCGGCACGCCTTGCGATGACGGCGATCCCGCCACAGGCAACGATGTGTTTGGAGCTGATTGCTCCTGCGCTGGACAGCTGATCGATTGCACCAACGTCCCCGGAGGCGCAGCGCTTCCCGGAACGCCCTGCGATGACGGCGATCCCGCCACCGGCAACGATGTGTACGGCGCGGATTGCTCCTGCGCTGGACAGCTGATCGATTGCGCCAACGTCCCCGGCGGATCGGCACTGCCCGGAACGCCCTGCGATGACGGCGATCCCACCACGGGCAACGATGCCTACGACCTCAACTGCAACTGCGTCGGCCTGCTGTTCGATTGTGAGAACGTGCCCGGCGGATCGGCACTGCCCGGCACGCCTTGCGATGACGGCGATCCCACCACAGGCAACGATGTGTTTGGAGCTGATTGCTCCTGCACTGGACAGCTGATCGATTGCGCCAACGTCCCCGGCGGATCGGCACTGCCTGGAACACCCTGTGACGACGGCGACCCCACCACGGGCAACGACGCCTACGACCTCAACTGCAACTGCGTCGGTGTGCTGATCGATTGCACCAACGTCCCCGGCGGATCGGCACTGCCCGGCACGCCTTGCGATGACGGCGATCCCGCCACAGGCAACGATGTGTTTGGAGCTGATTGCTCCTGCGCTGGACAGCTGATCGATTGCACCAACGTCCCCGGAGGCGCAGCGCTTCCCGGAACGCCCTGCGATGACGGCGATCCCGCCACCGGCAACGATGTGTACGGCGCGGATTGCTCCTGCGCTGGACAGCTGATCGATTGCGCCAACGTCCCCGGCGGATCGGCACTGCCCGGAACGCCCTGCGATGACGGCGATCCCACCACGGGCAACGACGTGTACGGCGCGGATTGCACCTGCGCAGGACAGCTGATCGATTGCACCAACGTCCCCGGAGGCGCAGCGCTTCCCGGAACGCCCTGCGATGACGGCGATCCCACCACCGGCAACGACGTGTATGGCGCGGATTGCTCTTGCGCAGGACAGCTGATCGATTGCACCAACGTCCCCGGAGGCGCAGCGCTTCCCGGAACGCCCTGCGATGACGGCGATCCCACCACCGGCAACGACGTGTATGGCGCGGATTGCTCCTGCGCTGGACAGCTGATCGATTGCACCAACGTCCCCGGAGGCGCAGCGCTGCCCGGAACGCCCTGCGATGACGGCGATCCCACCACCGGCAACGATGCCTACGACCTCAACTGCAACTGCGTCGGTGTGCTGATCGATTGCACCAACGTCCCCGGCGGATCGGCGCTGCCCGGCACGCCTTGCGATGACGGCGATCCCACCACAGGCAACGATGTGTTTGGAGCTGATTGCTCCTGCGCTGGACAGCTGATCGATTGCGTTAGCGAAGCTGGCCCCGATCAAACAATCTGCGGGCTCACCGCCACCATGCAAGCGACTGGCCTTGGTATATGGACAGGGCCTGCGAATGTCACGTTCTTGGATTCATCGGCGGCGCAAACGGTTGTCGTGGCCGCTCAGCCAGGCAGCTACGACCTGTATTGGACCGTGACCGTCGGCTCTTGCATCGGTATCGACACGGTGTCCATCACCTTCAACGCAGCGGGCGACGCCTCCTTCGCCTACGCGCAAAGCTCCTACTGCCATGGCGACCCCTCCGCAACCCCGTGGGTCGCACAGCCAAGCGGAGGGTTCACTGCATTCCCGTCCGGTTTGGTGATTGACGCGTCGAGCGGGACCATCAATATCGGCAACAGTGCACCGGGCACCTATCAGATCTCCTATGCCATAGGTGGCAACTGCCCTGCAGCAGAGAGCCAATCCATCACCATCGCTGCCGACGCTGATGCGAGCTGGTCACTCCCAGCAGCACTCTGCAGCACCGGCGCCACACTCGACCTCAACGCACTGGTCACCGGCACGCCTGGTGGATCATGGCTCGGCACCGGCGTGAGCAATGGCGTATTCGATCCAAGTGGCCTGTCAGGCGCGGTTCAGGTCACGTATTCGGTATCAATCGGTTCATGCACCTCGGAATCGGCCCAATCCATCATGGTACTCGAACCGCCAGTGGCCAATGCCGGGCCGGATGTGAGTGCTTGCGGGCTCCGCGCCTCGATGTCGGCCGTAAGCGCGAACGGCAGCTGGTCGCTTCCAGCGGGAATCACCCCATACACTGGCCTGAACACGCCCGCCATTGAGATCGGTGCAGCCCTATACGGGACCTATGCCTTGGTCTGGACCGTGACCAACGGGGCTTGCAGCGCATCGGATACCGCACTTGTCAGCTTCATTGATCCGGCGCCTGGCCTCAGCGTTGATGCGGGCGAGGATCAGTACCTGGCCGTAGTTGATCACACTTGGCTCTTGGGCAGCGCTACCGCAGGCGCCAACCTCAGCTGGTGGGTGCTGAGCGGATCTGGCAGCATCGAGGAGCCCAATGACAGTTCAACCGCCATCGCCGGGCTCGGCTTGGGTGATAACCTCATCGTGCTCACAGCCAGCATCAATCAATGTGCGTCAGTCAGCGACACCGTGCTGCTGCATGTCGATGACCTCTTCATCCCGGAAGGCTACAGCCCGAACGGTGACGGCTCGAATGACCGATGGGAGATCCGGGGCATCGAAGCCTATCCGAACAGTGCATTGCAAGTCTTCAACCGTTGGGGCAAACTGGTCTTTGAGGCCGACGCCTATGCGAACGAGTGGGATGGCCGCTCGCGCAATGGCCAATCCCTGCCGGATGACACCTATTTCTACGTCCTTAACCTAAGTGGCCAACGCACGTACAACGGCCCCGTCATCATCAAACGGTGA
- a CDS encoding type IX secretion system membrane protein PorP/SprF, producing the protein MAAALAVDCMSQHTPLTSQYLFNGLAINPAYAGSRDVLSATLTHRQQWVGFDGAPITQNIAVHAPVRRSKVGLGLMVFNDRIGVSNETGLLANYAYRIKMPKKAKLAFGIGAGLSLYRAQWTQVAIVDGNDPSFAGDSRGAARPNFSAGVLYQTKTGYVGASVPFLLAHRYDVLNRTYRLSDERVDLEPMVTGGYVFTLNDEFKLKPTSLLRYRLASGLQGDVSGNLIYKDKLWLGASVRTGDAIIGMVEVLPTPQWRIGYSYDAGFSRINPHHHGSHELLVQYEFGYRIRVRDPRYF; encoded by the coding sequence GTGGCAGCGGCCCTCGCGGTCGATTGCATGTCCCAGCACACGCCACTCACGAGCCAATACCTGTTCAATGGCCTGGCCATCAATCCGGCTTATGCCGGAAGCCGCGACGTTCTTAGCGCCACGCTCACGCACCGGCAGCAATGGGTCGGTTTCGATGGAGCGCCCATCACCCAGAACATCGCCGTGCATGCACCTGTGCGCAGGAGCAAGGTCGGCTTGGGGCTGATGGTCTTCAACGATCGCATCGGCGTGAGCAACGAGACCGGCCTGCTGGCCAACTATGCCTACCGGATCAAGATGCCTAAGAAGGCCAAGCTCGCCTTCGGGATCGGAGCCGGCCTCAGCCTTTATCGCGCCCAATGGACGCAAGTGGCCATCGTCGATGGCAACGATCCGAGCTTCGCGGGCGATTCGAGAGGAGCGGCCCGACCGAATTTCAGCGCCGGTGTCCTGTATCAGACCAAGACAGGGTACGTGGGCGCATCGGTGCCCTTCCTCCTTGCGCACCGCTACGACGTGCTGAACAGGACCTACCGGCTGTCTGATGAGCGCGTGGACCTGGAGCCCATGGTCACCGGCGGCTACGTGTTCACCTTGAACGATGAATTCAAGCTGAAGCCCACTTCGCTTCTCCGTTACCGGCTTGCCAGTGGCCTGCAGGGCGATGTGAGCGGCAATCTCATCTACAAGGACAAATTGTGGCTTGGCGCATCGGTTCGCACCGGCGATGCCATCATCGGCATGGTGGAGGTGCTGCCCACACCGCAATGGCGGATTGGCTATTCATACGACGCCGGCTTCTCCAGGATCAACCCGCATCACCACGGCTCGCATGAGCTCTTGGTGCAATACGAATTCGGCTACCGCATCCGGGTAAGGGACCCGCGGTACTTCTGA